The Chloroflexota bacterium DNA segment CCGAGGGGCCTGGGCTGCCCAGCGAAAGATTGACGACCTTTACACCCTGCTGCCATGCCCAATCGAGCCCTTGTATCACTTGGCTCATATAGCCTGTGCCGTCGGCAGCCAGTACCTTTGCCGCATAGATGCTTGCTCCAGGTGCGACGCCGCGGTATTTTGCTCCCGCCCCTGCCGCAATGCCTGCTACGTGGGTGCCGTGGCCGTTGTCGTCATCAGGACTGGGCCCCGCGAAACTGATTTTACCGGCGATGCGCCCAGCGAAATCCGGGTGCAGTGGGTCAATGCCCGTGTCCACGATAGCAATGGGAATACCGGTACCAGTGAAGCCCGCGGCCCACACCTTCGGCACTTGGATATGGGGCACAGAAACGTCCAGGCAGGTGTACACAATAAGGTCTTCCCAAATGTATTCGACTGTGGGGTCAGCGGCAATTCGCCTGATCTGTTCGTCTGAGGCCTTCATCGCTGCCGCTGGGATCAGCTGAAGGTGTTGCACTGCAGCGATGCCTGCTACAAACCTAGCCTGGACTCCCACCTCCGGTCTATATTTCACGATGATGCGTTTCTTTTCAATGGCCCTGCTGGGTTCCGCCATTGCGGCTACGAGGCCCGGTGAGATTTTCTCATTCATAATCGTTCCCTATTCCCCACTCCTGAGCACTGACCACTGAGTCCGGCTCAATTCGCTCGACCCAAGGCTCCTCGGCGAGACGAAGTGCCTGGGCGGAAGTACATTCCATTGCCACGGCGTTGATAAGCCACAGGCGGCTGAGTACATGGCAACCCATTGCTTCTAAACGGGCTGCCTGCTCTTCTATATCCCCCTTGACGCGCACGATAAGCCTCACCGGAAAAGTCCCACCCTCTTCCAGTTTGCGCACCAGGTTTAGCTCTATTACACCCATGTATCTCAACTCCCCATGGCGACGACCATCGCTACTGCATTCTCGCAGGAATGGGAAAGGCTGACGTCAAGTTCTGTCAATCCCAGGTATTCGGCGCGCGC contains these protein-coding regions:
- a CDS encoding S8 family peptidase, translating into MNEKISPGLVAAMAEPSRAIEKKRIIVKYRPEVGVQARFVAGIAAVQHLQLIPAAAMKASDEQIRRIAADPTVEYIWEDLIVYTCLDVSVPHIQVPKVWAAGFTGTGIPIAIVDTGIDPLHPDFAGRIAGKISFAGPSPDDDNGHGTHVAGIAAGAGAKYRGVAPGASIYAAKVLAADGTGYMSQVIQGLDWAWQQGVKVVNLSLGSPGPSDGTDALSTACNELVNRGIVVCVAAGNFGPGASTIGAPGAAENVITVGATDDNDNLASFSSRGPTSDGRLKPDIVLPGVAIISCRAKGTTMGTPIDANYTQAAGTSMATPHATGIAALLLQAYPTLSPTDIKARLKKAAVDLGLDPNSQGAGRTDAYLAYKDESPPPGPTPPGPGCLIGLLRTLGL